One window of the Salvia miltiorrhiza cultivar Shanhuang (shh) chromosome 6, IMPLAD_Smil_shh, whole genome shotgun sequence genome contains the following:
- the LOC130990259 gene encoding auxin efflux carrier component 1, which produces MITGADFYHVMTAVVPLYVAMMLAYGSVKWWKIFTPDQCSGINRFVALFAVPLLSFHFIASNDPYKMNLRFIAADTLQKLIVLGVLAVWANVSKRGCLEWTITLFSLSTLPNTLVMGIPLLKGMYGDFSGSLMVQIVVLQCIIWYTLMLFMFEYRGAKLLISEQFPDTAGSIVSIHVDSDVMSLDGRHPLETEAQVKEDGKLHVTVRKSNASRSDIFSRRSMGFSSNTPRPSNLTNAEIYSLQSSRNPTPRGSSFNHTDFYSMMGGGRNSNFGAADVSRGPTPRPSNFDEESGNNKPRFYPASGGGNAHYPAPNPGMFSPTSKAAAAAGKKPNGQQQKNEEGGKDLHMFVWSSSASPVSDVFGGHDYGAALEQHGKEVRVAVSPTKVEGQRDNQEDYLERDDFSFGNRGGERESGDKVGENKLKVMPPTSVMTRLILIMVWRKLIRNPNTYSSLIGLTWSLVSFRWHVEMPAIIAKSISILSDAGLGMAMFSLGLFMALQPRIIACGNSVATFAMAVRFLTGPAVMAAASIAVGLRGVLLRVAIVQAALPQGIVPFVFAKEYNVHPDILSTGVIFGMIIALPITLLYYILLGL; this is translated from the exons ATGATCACCGGAGCCGATTTCTACCACGTGATGACGGCGGTGGTGCCGCTGTACGTGGCCATGATGCTGGCGTACGGGTCGGTGAAATGGTGGAAGATCTTCACTCCGGACCAGTGCTCCGGCATCAACCGGTTCGTGGCCCTCTTCGCCGTGCCGCTGCTGTCGTTCCACTTCATCGCCAGCAACGACCCTTACAAGATGAACCTCCGGTTCATCGCCGCCGACACGCTGCAGAAGCTGATCGTGCTGGGCGTGCTGGCCGTGTGGGCGAACGTGAGCAAGCGCGGGTGCCTGGAGTGGACCATCACGCTCTTCTCCCTCTCCACCCTCCCCAACACCCTCGTCATGGGCATCCCTCTTCTCAAAGGAATGTACGGCGACTTCTCCGGCTCGCTTATGGTGCAGATCGTCGTGCTGCAATGCATCATTTGGTATACTCTCATGCTCTTTATGTTCGAGTACCGCGGCGCCAAGCTCCTCATCTCCGAGCAGTTCCCCGACACCGCTGGCTCCATCGTCTCCATCCACGTCGACTCCGACGTCATGTCGCTCGACGGCCGCCACCCGCTCGAGACCGAGGCGCAG GTGAAAGAGGACGGGAAGCTGCACGTGACGGTGAGGAAGTCGAACGCGTCGAGATCGGATATCTTCTCGAGGCGATCGATGGGGTTCTCGTCCAACACGCCGCGGCCGTCGAACCTCACGAACGCCGAGATCTACTCGCTGCAGTCGTCGCGGAACCCCACGCCGAGGGGCTCCAGCTTCAACCACACGGATTTTTACTCCATGATGGGGGGCGGCCGGAACTCCAACTTCGGAGCCGCCGACGTATCGCGGGGGCCGACGCCGCGCCCCTCCAACTTCGACGAGGAGAGCGGGAACAACAAGCCCAGGTTCTATCCGGCCAGCGGCGGCGGCAACGCGCATTACCCGGCGCCGAATCCTGGGATGTTTTCTCCTACctcgaaggcggcggcggcggcgggtaAGAAGCCGAACGGGCAGCAGCAGAAGAATGAGGAAGGCGGGAAGGATCTTCACATGTTCGTTTGGAGCTCCAGCGCTTCTCCTGTTTCGGATGTGTTTGGTGGCCATGATTATGGCGCTGCGTTGGAGCAGCATGGTAAAGAAGTTAGGGTTGCTGTTTCTCCCACCAAag TGGAGGGACAAAGAGACAATCAAGAAGATTATCTAGAGAGGGatgatttcagctttggaaacAGAggtggggagagagagagtggagataAAGTGGGAGAGAACAAATTGAAAGTGATGCCCCCAACAAGTGTCATGACAAGGCTGATCTTGATCATGGTTTGGAGAAAACTCATCAGAAATCCAAACACCTACTCAAGCTTGATTGGGTTAACATGGTCTCTAGTTTCATTCAG GTGGCACGTTGAAATGCCTGCAATTATAGCCAAGTCCATATCTATACTGTCAGATGCAGGCCTTGGCATGGCCATGTTCAGTCTAG GTCTGTTCATGGCATTACAGCCGAGGATCATAGCATGTGGGAATTCGGTGGCGACTTTTGCAATGGCTGTGAGATTCCTTACAGGACCAGCTGTCATGGCAGCCGCTTCCATTGCTGTTGGCCTTCGCGGTGTTCTTTTGCGGGTCGCCATTGTCCAG GCTGCTCTACCGCAAGGAATTGTCCCCTTTGTTTTCGCCAAGGAGTATAACGTACACCCTGACATTCTCAGCACGGG GGTGATATTTGGGATGATAATCGCGTTGCCAATAACTCTGTTGTACTACATTTTGTTGGGGCTATGA